A genomic stretch from Pseudoliparis swirei isolate HS2019 ecotype Mariana Trench chromosome 18, NWPU_hadal_v1, whole genome shotgun sequence includes:
- the LOC130208229 gene encoding bactericidal permeability-increasing protein-like, which yields MFLCCWLALTALIPLTLSTNPGVKVKLTAKGLEYGRQLGMVSIQKKLKTIKVPDMSGRQRVSPIGKVKYSLTNIRIVDVGLPTSALDLVPGTGVRLSITKAFISLHGNWRVKYLRIIKDSGTFNLKVSDLTVTTSIAVKSDEMGRPVVSTADCVAKVGSVSVKFRGGASWLYNLFKKFIEKALRNALDKQICTLVADAVTDLNPELKTLNVVAKVDKYAEIEYSMVSAPAVTKASIEFGLKGEFYNIGKHQEPPFTAAAFSLPPETNKMLYLGLSAFTANSAAFVYNTAGALSLYITDDMIPQGSPFRLSTRTFYIFIPQLARRFPGLMMKLLMRTAKNPFITLEPNNATVEASCTVTAYAIQPNATLSPLFVLNMETSVSARVFVSGMRLAGAVKLNKMDLTLETSYVGDFAVRTLNSIFQMVLKVVVIPTLNVQLAKGYPLPTLGKMKLVNTQLQVLKDYVLIGTDVQFTG from the exons ATGTTCCTGTGCTGTTGGCTGGCTCTGACGGCTTTAATCCCTTTGACCCTGAGCACCAATCCTGGAGTGAAGGTCAAGCTAACCGCAAAAGGCCTTGAATATG GCAGACAACTGGGGATGGTTTCCATCCAGAAGAAACTCAAAACCATCAAAGTCCCAGATATGTCAGGGCGCCAGAGAGTGTCTCCCATTGGCAAGGTCAAGTACAGCTTGACAAA TATCCGAATAGTGGATGTGGGTTTGCCAACGTCTGCGCTGGATCTGGTACCAGGGACGGGTGTCAGGCTGTCCATCACTAAGGCCTTCATCAGTCTGCACGGAAACTGGAGGGTCAAGTACCTCAGAATAAT AAAGGACAGCGGCACTTTCAATTTGAAGGTCAGCGATCTCACCGTCACGACAAGCATTGCCGTCAAGAGCGACGAGATGGGCCGTCCCGTGGTCAGCACCGCCGACTGCGTGGCCAAAGTCGGCAGCGTGAGCGTCAAGTTCCGCGGCGGAGCCAG CTGGCTGTACAACCTCTTCAAGAAGTTCATCGAGAAGGCCTTACGAAATGCACTGGACAAACAG ATCTGCACTCTGGTGGCCGACGCAGTAACTGATTTGAACCCTGAGTTGAAAACTCTCAATG TTGTAGCAAAGGTGGACAAGTACGCAGAGATTGAATACTCCATGGTGTCAGCGCCCGCAGTGACAAAAGCCTCGATAGAATTTGGCTTGAAG GGGGAATTCTACAACATCGGGAAGCACCAGGAGCCTCCGTTTACCGCCGCTGCCTTTTCTCTGCCGCCCGAGACCAACAAAATGTTGTACCTCGGCTTGTCCGCCTTCACCGCCAACTCTGCGGCCTTCGTCTACAACACAGCCGGAGCCCTCAGCCTGTACATCACCGATGACATG ATCCCTCAAGGCTCGCCCTTCCGACTCAGCACCAGAACCTTCTACATCTTCATCCCACAG CTCGCCAGGCGCTTCCCGGGCCTGATGATGAAACTGCTGATGAGGACGGCGAAAAACCCCTTCATCACGCTTGAACCCAACAACGCCACGGTGGAGGCCAGTTGCACGGTGACGGCCTACGCCATCCAACCCAACGCCacgctctcccctctcttcgTCCTGAACATG GAGACCAGCGTCAGCGCCCGGGTGTTCGTCAGTGGAATGAGGTTGGCTGGAGCTGTCAAGCTGAACAA AATGGATCTGACCCTGGAGACAAGCTACGTGGGAGATTTTGCG GTCAGAACCCTCAACAGCATCTTCCAAATGGTCCTCAAAGTGGTTGTGATACCTACACTGAACG TTCAACTTGCAAAGGGATACCCACTTCCTACACTTGGAAAGATGAAGCTTGTGAACACTCAGCTTCAGGTCCTGAAG GACTACGTGCTGATTGGGACAGATGTTCAGTTCACGGGTTGA